The Equus caballus isolate H_3958 breed thoroughbred chromosome 19, TB-T2T, whole genome shotgun sequence DNA window atcgattctttggggttttctatatataagatcaagccatctgcaaacagcgagagtttcacttcttccctccctatttggattccttttattcctttttcttgcctgattgctctggccaggacctccagtactatgttaaataagagtggtgatacagggcatccttgtctcgttcctgttttcagggggatggggttcagtttttgcccattgagtatgatgttgggtatgggtttgtcgtatatggcctttattatgttgaggtagtttcctcctatgcccattttgttcagagtttttatcataaatggctgttggatcttgtcaaatgccttctctgcatctattgagatgatcatgtggtttttattcctcagtttgttgatgtggtgtatcacgttgattgatttgcggatgttgaaccatccctctgtccctagtatgaatcccacctgatcatgatgtatgattcttttgatgaattgctgaattctggttgtcaaaattttgtttagaatttttgcatctatgttcatcagtgatattggcctgtagttctcttttatcgtggtgtccttgtcaggttttggtatcagcgtgatgttggcctcatagaatgtgttaggaagtgttccatcttccctaattttttggaatagcttgaaaaggataggtattaaatcctctctgaaagtttggtagaattccccaggaaagccatctggtcctggggttttattctttgggatgtttttgattgctgtttcaatctctttccttgtgattggtctgttcaaattgtctgcctcttcttgagtgagctttgggagattgtaggagtccaagaatttatccatttcctctaggttatccattctgttggcatatagttttttgtagtattctcttataatccgttgtatttctgcagagtctgttgttatttctcctctttcatttctgattttgtttatttgagctttctccctttttttctttgtaagtctggctagtggtttgtcaattttatttatcttctcaaaaaaccaactctttgtttcattgatcctttctactgccttttttgtttcaatagtatttatttctgctcagatttttattatttctctccttctgctgactttgggcttcatttgttcttttttctctagttcagttaggtgtgctttaaggttgcttatttgggatttttcttgtttgttaagatgtgcctgtattgcgatgaattttcctctttatacagcttttgctgtatcccatatgagttggtatggcatgctatcattttcatttgtttccaggtattttttgatttcttctttaatttcttcaatgatccattgcttgttcagtagtgtgttgtttagtctccacatctttgtgcctttctcagcgtttttcttgtaattaatttctagccttatagcactatgatctgagaagatgcttgttattatttcaattttttaaaatttgtagaggcttgccttgtttcccaacatatggtctatcctagagaatgttccatgtgcacttgagaagaatgtgcattcagctccttcagggtggagtgatctatatatgtctattaagtccaattgttttagtttttcattcagctccactatttccttgttgattttctgtctggatgatctgtccattgatgtgagtggggtgttgaggtcccctactattattgtgttgtttttaacatcttcctttaggtctgttaatagttgctttatgaatcttggtgctcctgtgttgggtgcatagatatttataagcgttatttcttcttgatgaagtgtccctttgatcattatatattgtccctgtgtgtctctctttacctgtcttattttgaaatccacttggtctgatatgagaattgcaacacctgcctttttttccttgctgtttgcttgaagtattgtcctccaccccttcaccctgagcctgtgtttgtccttggggctgaggtgtgtttcctggaggcaacaaattgttggatcttgttctttaatccattttgccactctgtgtctttttattggagagttcaatccgttcatattgagagtgattattgatgcatgtggacttaatgctgtcaatctgtcgctcattatcttgttttcctgtgtttcttttcctgtgtgctttagattacccatttaatactgcaatttcttatgctgggtttcttagatttttccttatctatgatttgtgactctgttctgtactttattttagtgtctaccttgaagtttgtatttagaatctcgtgtataatatagtctattctctggtggtctcttacttactcgaccaatactgatttagaccctttgctcttcccctcctaaataattattttcattttttattccaactcgtcttattaatttgtagttagagtgctaagatcatccttgttttggtagtttccttatttttaccctaatgctatagttgaatatttgctatcctgttctggttctatccatcggtctccctagtctgtggattgtgtcccctttctcccttttttcttttttcaagtatgagagccttcttgaggatttcttgtaatggagggcttttagttacaaattcccttaacttttgtttgtctggaaaagatttaatttctccctcatatctgaaggaaattcttgctggatcaagtattcttggctgaaggtttttatcctttaaagctttgaatatatcacttcattctctcctagcttgtagggtttctgtagagaaatccgctgacagtctgataggggctcctttataggttattctctttttttttcttacttccctgagtattctttccttatcattcctatttgccaactttactattatgtgccttgaggtgggtctttttacattgacaaatctaggagatctaaaaccctcccctacacacatttctccgttgatccctagatttgggaagttctcttcaataatttcgttaagcacactttctgctccattttccttttccatattctcgggaattcctatgatccttatgttcttactcctcattgaatccattatctctcggagatattcctcattttttttaattcttagttctctttcttcctctgtctggcgccattcagcctgtctgtcctcaaTTATggtaatttgctcctctatgttgtctacacgggcattcagggaatctgtattctgttttatctggtccattgtgtttttcatctcaagtaattctgtttgattcttctttatgatttcaatctcttttgtgaagtaactccagaactcggcttgtttctctatctttctctctacctcattgagtttttttattatagctgctccgaattcattatcacttactttacctaattccaagtcctcaggacttaattctgtgtttttatcgttttccttctggtctggggcttttataaattgctggatggtagaggagcggttttttctcatggtggtagaattcagttgcagttacagcctgtcgccactagatgggggtcgagagcggcgtgttagctctccgccttcgggcaagatggctgcgcccactggctttgctgggggggaggggctgttactcacacacgccggtctgggttcagatcagttctgttctctggtctcccgaggcccttgatttatagggtccccacGGAGGGAAGCTTTCCCCctgtcagcgggtctccactgaatcagcggcaggagtcctggatgatcgccgggtcgcgcggcccctcccccgctccttcccaacCCGCGtggcagcgatcgcagactctaggggagggagcactgttctctctaccgttccagtgcctccgagggtgtaagcaagggttatgatctccgccttcttggtattgtaggtctctaacgagctggcattatgtttatcctctgaaattcagttcttccaatcttttgttgtattttggaggggagagaatcccgggccagctcaccccgccattttgctccgccctcTAGGAATTTCTTAaatggaggaagcagggcaagatATTGTTCACACTGAGGTTATcttttagtcattcaacaaacatttgtggggCAAGTACTATATGCCATGTGTTGTGCACTGAACTCAGAGCTAGTTTAGTGAGAGAGAGACAAGTACTTCTGCAAACAGTTGCACAGAGTGCAGTGTGATGTATCTGTGGCGTGCCTATGGGATCACATAAATGAATAACCAGCCCAGATAGGGAGCATTGGGAGAGACATCCCATAGAAGTAACATGAACTAGATCTTGAAGGGTGAGTTGGCTCagtaaagaagagaagaaggttATTTTGGGCCAATGCAGCGAGACATGCAAAATAAGAGCCAACAGAGTGAGTCTGGCGTGTTCCTGGATCTGAAAATAGTTCAGGTGCAGCTGGAAAAGAGATGAGTCTGGAGAATTGTGGAATGTGGCCGATGATTGGACAGCCCGTAGAACTGGCCAGCACTGCCATCATCATCCTGGTGCGCTGCTTCACTTGTGGCACGATCATCTGCAACAAGTTGGAGgcctgcctggggctgctgcaGGCTCAGTACATCAAGGGGGCTGCCCTGGATGCGCTGGGCCCAAAGTGCATCTGCAGCCATTGCATGCTGCTGGCCCATGTGCACTTGACTGAATGGCTGCTCAATTATGCGCCCCTGGAGAAGTGACTGCTGGACCCGTGCTGACCACGGGCAGTCAGTGTCTTCCCCAGAGTTCTTTCCATTGAGGTAGCAGAGCTGGGAGCAATGCCAGGCCACTGCCGTGTGGGCATGTGTCCTCCCTGTCTGGAAGGAACCATCCAGTAAAGGTCTTTGCagaaccacaaaaaaaaaaaaaaaaaaaaaaagagggaggaagagagatgagTCTAGAGAGGGTTATAGGCAGCAGGTATGGTTTGCCTAGAATCCCTTCCTTCAGGGAACACTTCTTCCCCTTCCGTAGTCTTCCTCGTTCCATTCTGGGGTGACTAGCCCCAGAAAGAGCGCATGACCCAACCCAGGCTAGTCCAAGCCCTCTCACTTCATTACTTCCTCACCGCCTCACTTCTAAGGACCGTGTGGGCCTGGAGATGCCCACGGCTCTGTTGCCTCCACATGGACACAGGCTgtctaaaaagaaaaccaacGTGAAAAAAACAGAACCAGGAAAGACAGGGCATTAATGCGTCTGTGAACTCCTAGATCTTGTCCTGCCTGAAGCCAATGTGGGACTTTTCAGTTACAGGAGCGAACAAATTCCTCATTTTTTCATAAGCTATTTTGAGTGAGGTTTCTGTCACTTGGAACTGAAAGATGACTGACTTACACAGGATGGTAAGTGTGAAGAGTGACACTGAAAGCACCTTTGGAGGGAACTGACTCAAAGCAGGGCAGTGCCACCATCGGATTTGCATCTTAGATGACACTAACCACATGGAAATGGGCTGATGGGGGCCAGTCTAGAGGGAAGGAGAATGATGTGGCTACTGGACCATGGAATTCTCTGAATATTTCTAACATACCCACAACTCCCCTcctgttgttttaaaataattgtaaaatctTTTCTTGTtacagaaaactcagaaaatatttaaaagcaaaaataaggaaagagaaaacctcCAAACCTACCCTCCAGGGACAATCACTGTTAAAACTCATATATATCCTTCTAAACCTTGACGTGTGTGATGTGCATCTGTGTGTTCACTGAGATGGCAcaaggtattcaataaatgggcTCATACCCTTGAACCTTGAACTTAGAATATGCAAAACTGATGATCTGGAAAAAGAAGATAGTGTGAAACCACAGACAACATTTTTCCAGAACAAATCATTGACCAGCTTATGATTTTGACTTGTATTTCTGCTCTTCAACTTCAAGCTGAGAATGTGGACTTATGTTAACCTTTGACTGAGTATATGCAAATTTCATGTTACAGACAAAGATTCACATTACAGTGTGTTGGATGATCAACATTGCAGGGGATTAGAAGAGGAAGATCTTATGATTAACTTTTCCACATCTTCACCTCTTGCAATTgtgggaaagaaaaagtaaagatcaCTAACAAGCAAATTAGTCTACAGCTGAGGACAAGAGCAATGAGTATGCAGAAACTGGCCTGCATTTATATAGCGTGTCTATACCATATCGGCCAGACTGCACGTCTGTAACAGCTGTTGGATGCTGCACAAAGTAAGACAGGTCGCATCGCCATCCCAACTCTCTAGTTGCATATAATCTGCAAGGTTTACAAGATTGAAACCCTTAttcttaatgactttttttttgtcACTGGCCTTTATTAAAAGAACTCTCAGAGTTCTCCACTTCTCAAATTCCTATATACTTTCTTCTGCCTCACCTTCCACCCTACTCCCAGCTTAGAttgcaaattttatttcttaaaacagcATATGCAAGGACTCTGAAGATGTCTGGTATTTTCTTCAGTCTCCAACCAAAGTTACTTGTTAAATAACAGCGTTGGAGGGGAGCGTGGAACGTTTGTTTTAAAGGCTGCATCAATGCCAAGCCACCATTAGCAACAGATCACCTCCCTATCTCAGGGGAGCCAACTACTCGGGAAGAAGCTCAAATTTTCGTCCCCATTGCCACCTCCCATTCTTTATTCCAGCCTAGACAGACTGAGAGGAGGGTGGTGCGCAGCAGAGACAGAAGGCATGCCAGCTGGATGCCCCGAGAGACCTAGTCCACCTTTTCGGGAGGCCATTACAGACTTGTGCAGCGCTCAGCAGGCAGGTCGTCTGAAGACTCTCGCATCTGGGAGAGCTGATCGACCGTGCCTTCTTGTTTTCATTCAGCCAGCACTCACCGAGCCCCTACTATGTACCAAACAATGAAAATACGAACATCAGCAACCTGTGGCCCCTGCTCCCAACAGCTCCCAGTCCAGGGACAGGGCGAGCAGCCGGCCTCTGCCCGTGCGAGCAAACCGATGCCGAGGGAGACCCATCTTCTGCCCTAAGAGCTGCAGGCTCTGCCACCCGAAAGATTCCAGCCTGGTGGCCGATAAGGCGACTACAAAGCTGAAACTTACCTAACATCAAGACAAAACGTTGGTGCTGTGGGGCTTTGAGAGAGAGATCATGGAGGCAAGATCGGGAGGCGAAAAGAGAAGACCGATGACAGCGCTTACCCAGCAAGCAAGGATTTTATAGCTGCCATCGCTCATTCCCTGGGTTTCTTTTTTACCATCAACATATGCTTTCCAAAATTGGGAATACTGCCCTCCGGGAGTTTACAAATCCCAGTGAAAAGTAACTGCTAACTGCTTgagtagaaaggaaagaaacagaagaataacTCCTTGGGCCTCTTTGTGATCGAGGCTCCCAGCACAGAGCCTTCTCATCTGGGACAATATGAGATAAgcattccatttttctcttaagTATCTTGTGCTTATCATGGTTAAAATTAAACctgcttaaaataaaatctaccagGATGCTCATTTTGTTtactctccccccacctcccatgTTACAAAGAGGAAGCAACCCAACACATTGTTCTGTGCTGCTGAGAACAATTCCGTTTCCTTCCTGTTGgctgtttttttcttgatataaCATGTaattaagggatttttttttccaagtggaTTTGTGCTGTAAAACTCAGTCCCTCATGTAGCAACATAAGATCCCTCTGCAGATGGAGGCAGCCAAGAACTGAGCAAAAGGACGTGATTTGCTTTAGTGTTGTGTGTGACCAACTTCCTGCTGCCTTTTAATGTTCTGCTGCTAGAACAGCTTAATTGGATAATTAGTTAAGAAATGCacagcaaatattttaagataaacttttaaaataaagcgTGACATACCTAATGGGAAGTGCACAAATCCTAAGTGTATGGCTCAGTGAATTATCACCAAGTGAACACACCCACATGACATCAGCcacaccaagaagcagaacgccAGAACGCCTCCCTACCATGCTCCCTTTGACACCGGCGATtcgttttgcctgtttttaacttcatgtaaatggaatcatctTACATACTCTTTTGTGTTGGACGTTTCAACATTGTGGGATCCATATTGTGTGTAGTAGCAGTTCCTTCATTTTCGTTGCATGGACTATTAATCCCATCCTGAATGGGAAAGACAACTACACAGACGAGTGTGAGGTTGCCCTCAGACTGGAACTCCGAGTGcagctccatttcctcatctcccCGGTCTAACATTGGATGAAGACAGCCGCCATTATCCACTGAGGATGGATTCCTGGCTAGATGAATAATTTCCTGAGAACTCTCGACCATTGTACCTCAATCCCTGTTAAGAATGTTTCTGTTCCCTTCACTGGGAATTCAACTCGTATTTGCTGAGCACCTCCTCTGTGTGAGTCCTTGTGCTATGTGAGTGCAGCAGGGAAAACAATCCCAGCTGTGAAGCTCACActagaaaggagaaataagactATACACAAGTAACTCTAATTCAAGGGCATAATCTGATTAGAGATGATAAGAGAGCTACAAGGTGCTTTGAGAATTTTAAAGTCAGAGGGAATCACACTCAATCAAGGGATGAGAAGAAGGCTttgagatggtatctcattggTCCATGAGACTAATAGGATGATCTGTGGAAATATTCCAGGCCAAGGCTATATCCtgagtaaaaacaaacaaacaaagacaatGGGGTATTGTGCAAAATGTTAAGTGTCTCAATTGTCCTAAGCATCGGGAGTACTGGGGATTGAGTCTAGAAAGTCAGATGGGAATCATATTGTAGGAGACCTTAAATGTCAAGGTAAGAAAGGACTTTATTCCAGTGGCTTCTTCTACTGGTTTCTGCCCTTCAGTCTACAAATGTGCTCAGACCTCCTTTTTCTAACAATTAACTTTTGTCCACTTTGCTTCTCTCTCAAGTATCTTCATCCCTTCCTTGACTccctgtcctttttttttaaaagattttatttttttcctttttctccccaaaggcccccagtacatagttgcatattcttagttgtgggtccttctagttgtggcatgtgggatgccgcctcagcatggcctgacgagcagtgccatgtccgcacccaggattcgaactgacgaaacactgggccgcctgcagcggagcgcgcgaacttagccactcggccacggggccagccccctccctgtcCTTTTTAAGAATTCTTATCCTCCACTTCAGTTTAACCTACTGCAAGCTAATTTCTATACCCAACATTCTTCTGAAATTATTGCTGCTGAGATCTCCGTATGTCTCAGAGTTCTGGTTGTAAAGAACTGAACCAGCTCTGGCTAGAGAAGACAGAAATGGGCTGTATGGGAAGGATGTTGAATGGCTCCCAAGATTGAAGGGAAGGCGGGAAAAGTATGCTTGGAAAATAGGAAGGAACCAAGAAATATCTAGCAGCCTAGGACTCAGCCGCCAGAACAGGCTACTCAGGCCTTCACTGCTGTTGAATCCTCCCACACCGCTGCTTGCTTGATCTGACTGCCCTAGTGTTGCATCACTTTTTCAAGACTCAAGGTCCTGGGTGGGAGCATCCTCTGGCTGAGCTTGGGTTATGGGTTTGGCCTCTCACCCGGGTGTCAGGGAGAAGAACTTTTTATCCTTCTCTCTCAGCTTTTTAGTGAGAGGCAGAGTCCCCCAGATAGTAAGGTATTTGAGTAAGTACAACCTCTCCCAACTGCTAAGCCAAATAGTCTCTTTCTAGCCTTCATTCTGCTTTATCTCGGCAACATTCATCACCGTCAGCCACCAACCTCCCACCTCCCCGCTTCTCaaacctctctctcccctcagcaTCCAGGATATGGCTTTCTCCTAGTTCTTCTCAGCTTCTGGCCACTTCTGCTCCTCTATCTGCCTCTTAAATGTTGGGGCTCCCAAAATTCCTCCCTTGGTTCCCGCTCATTATACACTCCCTCAGGAGATTACTTTTATTTCCTTGGCTCCAAATGTAACCCTAAATCTTCTGTCGTGGCCTTGATTCTCATTCTGGCCTAAGTCCCATGGTCACTTCAATATCAGCACGTCTCAAGTGGAACTTCACCCTCCCTCCCTGTAGGGCTGTGCCCTTACTGATCTCAAGTCACAAATGGCCCAACTAGAAAGTCGTCATCCCCAGTCCCCACGTATAATAAGTCACCAAATTCTATTCATTCCACTTCAAAACTGTCCCTTTACTTACTGAAGTATTTAAAAGGTCTCTCAACTGCCATTCTGCTTCCCAATTGGCTCAAGGCTCTATGATCTCAGGCCTGGATGAGGGAGGTGGTATGAAGGGTTGAGATGGGGTAGATGGAGAATGGCTAATAAGACAAAGAATGCAAAGAAAGATTGTgtaggagagagaagacaaagtCTGAGATGATTCCAGGTTTCTGGCCTCAGCAactaaataaaccaaaagaaaacagtggGTCTTTAGAAGAGCTCCTAGTTTGGAAGGTAGGGCAAGATAGTGCCGTTTCAAGCATGTTATGTTTGAGATAGGACGTCCGGATGGGAATGTCCAGTAGGCCATTGATATAATCATGTAAAGGTTGAGAGGAAGGACAGCATTAGACCCCTGATTTTTGGAGACATCACATCAACCAACACCTAGTGGATGAAATCATGTAACTGGGTAACATTAACaacaggaagcaaagagagagaTGAGCAGTGAGGTAAGGTTGGACCCCGGAGACATCGCCATttcagaggaggcagagaaggaggagccCATCAAGGAGGCTGTCATCAAAGCCAAGGGACAGAGAGTCAAAGGCCAGGCTACTAATAGTGGAGTCAAATGCAACAAGGAAGTGCACTGGGCTTTGCAAAATGGGATCAGCATAGGGCACGCAAGAGCAATTTCATCAGAGGCTGGGACAGAGCCAGCCGGCAGGGAGTTCAAGAGTAAATGAATGGGAAGTGGTGAGAAGAGGGAAGTGACCAAGGGATAGCAGGATGAAAAGAGCCCCCTTTTGTCTGGAACACTTAAACTTGTTCAGAGTGAGATTGAGAACATGCGTGCACTTGAGAGGAAAAGCAAGCTTgagagagaaactgaaaaccCACAGAGGAGATGGACTCTGTCTGCCTGATGGAGCCACACAGCCAGgagagacaggagggaggaaatCAAGAGTCCCACCTGGGAACTTACAGCTGCTGTATTTCAGGGGCCTTCAAgaacatttgctttttcttctctgtctcttttttaagtttaattttttaattatattcacatgttcaaaaataaaaaattataaaagctcCCTCTTAGCCTTGC harbors:
- the LOC100629865 gene encoding DNA-directed RNA polymerases I, II, and III subunit RPABC5, with amino-acid sequence MSLENCGMWPMIGQPVELASTAIIILVRCFTCGTIICNKLEACLGLLQAQYIKGAALDALGPKCICSHCMLLAHVHLTEWLLNYAPLEK